A genome region from Mycobacterium sp. 3519A includes the following:
- a CDS encoding sirohydrochlorin chelatase, whose protein sequence is MRSARVVSTLVLTAHGSADPRSAESAHEVANTIRRMRRDIDVRVAFCEQNFPNLRDVLAATGGNAVVVPLLLADAYHARVDIPALIAESGADAVQADVLGEDDRLVAVLRQRLTHAGVSQLDSSVGVLVTAVGSSRPQANARTALVADYLTQHTRWSATTAFATGPQPTLADAAEVLRERGATRLVIAPWFLAPGRITDRVADFARAQGISMAAPLGPHRLVADTVLDRFDQALAERAAA, encoded by the coding sequence ATGCGGTCTGCACGCGTCGTGAGCACTCTGGTCCTCACCGCGCACGGCTCCGCTGATCCCCGATCGGCGGAGTCGGCGCACGAGGTTGCCAACACGATCCGCAGGATGCGACGCGATATCGACGTGCGAGTGGCGTTCTGCGAGCAGAACTTTCCCAATCTGCGGGACGTGCTGGCGGCGACCGGGGGCAACGCGGTCGTCGTGCCGTTGCTGTTGGCCGATGCGTATCACGCGCGTGTGGACATCCCGGCGCTCATCGCGGAGTCGGGCGCCGACGCGGTGCAGGCCGACGTGCTGGGCGAGGATGACCGCCTGGTCGCCGTGCTTCGGCAGCGCCTGACGCATGCGGGGGTGTCGCAACTCGACTCCAGCGTCGGCGTCCTGGTCACCGCGGTGGGTTCGTCACGCCCGCAGGCCAATGCGCGCACCGCACTGGTCGCTGACTATCTGACGCAGCACACCCGATGGAGTGCGACGACGGCGTTCGCGACCGGCCCGCAGCCGACGCTGGCTGACGCCGCCGAGGTGTTGCGCGAACGTGGCGCCACCCGCTTGGTGATCGCGCCATGGTTCCTCGCGCCCGGCCGGATCACCGATCGTGTCGCGGATTTCGCACGCGCACAGGGCATTTCGATGGCCGCACCGCTGGGTCCGCACCGCCTGGTTGCGGACACCGTGCTGGACCGCTTCGACCAAGCGCTCGCCGAGCGCGCCGCGGCCTGA
- a CDS encoding LLM class flavin-dependent oxidoreductase, producing the protein MSRVIRFNAFDMNCVAHQSPGLWRHPDDQSWRYKDLGYWTELAKLLERGRFDGLFIADVLGTYDVYGANDEAAIRHAAQIPVNDPMLLVSAMALVTDNLGFGITTGTGFEHPYPFARRMSTLDHLTNGRIGWNVVTGYLPAAARNMGQTDQPAHDARYDHADEYLEVLYKLWEGSWEDDAVIRDRERGVFTDPAKVHHIGHEGTHFSVPGVHLAEPSPQRTPVIYQAGSSPRGVRFAAENAEAIFTAAPTKAILREVVSTIRRELELAGRDPYSAQIFNLTTVVTAETDEEAQAKHAEYLSYGDPEGALVFMSGWMGVDLARYGLEEPIGNVDSNAILSAVTAFQSADPDGREWAVRDIAEWGEIGGMGPRIVGSGVHVADTLQEWVAETDVDGFNLAYAITPGSFSDFIDYVVPVLTARGAYQSGYAPGTLRNKLLGRGDRLPEEHRGARYRVGGPASTIIERPTTLPSSASSSASQPARGR; encoded by the coding sequence GTGAGCCGCGTTATCCGATTCAACGCTTTCGACATGAACTGCGTCGCGCACCAATCACCAGGCCTGTGGCGGCATCCCGACGATCAATCCTGGCGATACAAGGATCTTGGCTATTGGACCGAACTGGCGAAGCTACTTGAACGCGGCCGGTTCGACGGGCTCTTCATAGCCGACGTGCTGGGCACCTACGACGTGTACGGAGCCAACGACGAGGCCGCGATCCGACATGCCGCGCAGATTCCGGTCAACGACCCGATGCTGCTGGTGTCGGCGATGGCGCTGGTGACGGACAATTTGGGTTTCGGCATCACCACGGGTACCGGTTTCGAACATCCCTATCCGTTCGCCCGGCGCATGTCCACGCTCGACCATCTCACCAATGGCCGGATCGGCTGGAACGTCGTCACCGGGTATCTGCCTGCCGCAGCACGGAACATGGGGCAGACCGACCAGCCCGCGCACGATGCCCGCTACGACCACGCGGACGAGTATCTCGAAGTGCTCTACAAACTCTGGGAGGGTTCGTGGGAAGACGACGCGGTGATCCGGGATCGCGAACGCGGCGTGTTCACGGATCCCGCGAAGGTTCACCACATCGGGCATGAGGGAACGCATTTCAGCGTGCCGGGCGTCCACCTCGCCGAGCCCTCTCCGCAGCGGACGCCGGTGATCTACCAGGCCGGCTCCTCGCCGCGTGGCGTCCGGTTCGCTGCTGAGAACGCCGAGGCCATCTTCACGGCGGCACCGACGAAAGCGATTCTGCGCGAGGTGGTCTCGACTATTCGCCGAGAGCTCGAGCTGGCCGGGCGGGATCCGTACTCCGCGCAGATCTTCAACCTGACCACCGTGGTGACCGCCGAGACCGACGAGGAAGCGCAGGCCAAGCACGCCGAATACCTGTCGTACGGGGATCCGGAGGGCGCGTTGGTGTTCATGTCCGGGTGGATGGGAGTGGACCTCGCGCGGTACGGGCTGGAGGAGCCGATCGGCAATGTCGATTCCAACGCGATTCTGTCCGCCGTCACAGCATTTCAGTCAGCAGATCCCGACGGCCGAGAGTGGGCCGTGCGCGACATCGCGGAGTGGGGCGAGATCGGCGGGATGGGTCCCCGCATCGTCGGTTCGGGTGTGCACGTGGCCGACACGCTCCAAGAATGGGTGGCGGAAACCGACGTCGACGGGTTCAACCTCGCGTACGCGATCACGCCTGGGTCGTTCAGTGATTTCATCGACTACGTCGTCCCGGTTCTGACGGCTCGCGGGGCCTACCAGTCCGGCTATGCGCCGGGAACCCTGCGCAACAAACTGTTGGGCCGCGGCGACCGTCTGCCCGAGGAACATCGGGGAGCGCGGTACCGGGTCGGGGGCCCGGCGTCGACCATCATCGAACGCCCCACGACGCTGCCATCCTCGGCGTCGTCGAGTGCCTCGCAGCCGGCCAGGGGCCGCTAG
- a CDS encoding MetQ/NlpA family ABC transporter substrate-binding protein produces MTTETPVHDADDHGFELKRRPRRIWLTVGLVAVIVVIIGVRVAFFGDSKSSNEIPGATLVVATNDGNAAEQALIEFIALEVAPKHDIKVAFRGLADSNTINRAVSDGEVAGTVYQHKLWLGQVLEANPDFRETAATPVFRWGFGIWSDKYTDPSQLPDGATVSLYSDPANEAQGLWLLERAGLISLDPAADKWEATQKDIVANPKHLKFTLLDFAAQSRSLPDLDAAVGYTEYYLAAKVPISQQIFAPPAPDEFAGQLTIGSKWADTDNIKKLVETFKDPAVQQFLATDPSVKNILLPL; encoded by the coding sequence ATGACCACCGAGACCCCTGTCCACGACGCCGACGACCACGGCTTCGAACTCAAACGTCGCCCCCGGCGGATATGGCTTACCGTCGGTCTCGTTGCGGTGATCGTCGTGATCATCGGCGTGCGGGTGGCTTTCTTCGGGGACTCAAAGTCGTCCAACGAGATTCCAGGGGCGACGCTGGTGGTCGCGACCAATGATGGTAACGCCGCCGAGCAGGCGCTCATCGAGTTCATCGCGCTGGAAGTCGCACCCAAACACGACATCAAGGTCGCCTTCCGCGGCCTGGCCGACAGCAACACGATCAACCGGGCGGTCAGCGACGGCGAGGTCGCGGGCACGGTCTATCAGCACAAACTGTGGCTGGGGCAGGTGCTCGAGGCCAACCCCGACTTCCGCGAGACCGCGGCAACCCCGGTGTTCCGCTGGGGCTTTGGCATCTGGTCTGACAAGTACACCGACCCGTCGCAGTTGCCGGACGGTGCGACTGTCTCGCTGTACTCCGACCCCGCCAACGAGGCGCAGGGTCTGTGGCTGCTCGAGCGTGCCGGCCTGATCTCACTGGACCCAGCTGCCGACAAGTGGGAAGCCACCCAGAAGGACATCGTGGCCAACCCCAAGCACCTGAAGTTCACCCTGCTCGATTTTGCCGCACAGTCGCGATCGCTGCCCGATCTGGACGCCGCCGTGGGCTACACCGAGTACTACCTCGCTGCGAAAGTGCCGATCAGCCAACAGATCTTCGCGCCGCCGGCGCCTGACGAATTCGCAGGCCAACTCACCATCGGCAGCAAGTGGGCCGACACCGACAACATCAAGAAGTTGGTCGAGACATTCAAGGACCCGGCCGTCCAGCAGTTCCTCGCGACCGATCCCAGCGTGAAGAACATCTTGTTGCCGCTGTAG
- a CDS encoding methionine ABC transporter permease, which produces MTETVLANAKVAVNELPGLLLPALLDTLIMVGIVMTIVVVVGVPLGALVHNLAPGGLFENPALHTALSWIISIGRSLPFLILMASIMPVTRFITGTNIGIAAAVVPMSLAGIAFFTRIVENSLRSVPPSVVQVARASGGSRLQIIRTAQLSEAVPSIIGGLTINIIAMIEYSAIAGTIGAGGIGYVAVTYGYQRFDQGVMLATIVILVITVAAVQLIGDGLVRLTTPHRRARAGNALRPRRRTVAA; this is translated from the coding sequence ATGACCGAAACCGTGCTGGCGAACGCCAAGGTCGCTGTCAATGAGCTTCCCGGCCTGTTACTTCCGGCGCTTCTCGACACGCTGATCATGGTCGGGATCGTGATGACCATCGTCGTGGTGGTCGGCGTGCCTCTCGGTGCGCTCGTACACAACCTGGCGCCCGGTGGCCTGTTCGAGAACCCAGCGCTGCATACGGCATTGAGCTGGATCATCAGCATCGGGCGTTCGCTGCCATTCCTGATCCTGATGGCGTCGATCATGCCGGTAACCCGCTTCATCACCGGCACCAACATCGGCATCGCGGCGGCAGTGGTGCCGATGTCGCTGGCGGGTATCGCGTTCTTCACCAGAATCGTCGAGAACTCGTTGCGTTCCGTGCCGCCGTCAGTGGTCCAGGTGGCCCGCGCGTCAGGGGGGTCACGCCTGCAGATCATCCGCACCGCCCAGCTCAGCGAGGCGGTGCCGTCGATCATCGGCGGACTCACGATCAACATCATTGCCATGATCGAATACTCCGCCATCGCAGGAACGATCGGCGCCGGCGGAATCGGTTATGTGGCAGTTACTTACGGATATCAGCGCTTCGACCAAGGCGTGATGCTGGCCACCATCGTCATTCTGGTCATCACCGTTGCCGCGGTCCAGCTCATCGGTGATGGTCTGGTCCGACTGACCACCCCGCACCGCCGGGCGCGCGCAGGCAATGCCCTTCGGCCGCGTCGCCGCACCGTCGCCGCTTGA
- a CDS encoding methionine ABC transporter ATP-binding protein, producing MIELTELTKAYGHGDQRTVVLDRINFRVDAGEILAVVGPSGAGKSTLAQCINLLTAPTSGSVVVNGDDLTTLSSKKLRVARRRIGTVFQSAGLLERRTAAENVALPLEYLGVTADEAKKRVAELLDRVGLSQRAGHYPFQLSGGQRQRVGIARALALRPSVLLSDEATAGLDPVTTASVVDLLRELRDDLNLSMVFITHEMDTVLKIADSVARLDHGSIVESGRLLDLLTAPDSALGAELRPHRVDAKPNAGQQVWQVIYDAPNVPADWIASASAELGAPLSVLGASVQVVSGVTVGSATLGVPAELGSRLGGVLTRYGLAVNSNGARSTADGELQGVA from the coding sequence ATGATCGAACTGACCGAACTGACCAAGGCTTATGGCCACGGTGACCAACGCACGGTAGTACTGGACCGGATCAATTTCCGTGTCGATGCCGGCGAGATCCTCGCTGTGGTCGGGCCAAGTGGTGCCGGCAAAAGCACACTGGCCCAGTGTATTAACCTCCTGACCGCGCCGACATCGGGATCTGTGGTGGTCAACGGTGACGACCTGACCACCTTGTCATCCAAGAAACTACGGGTGGCGCGTCGGCGGATCGGCACCGTATTCCAGTCCGCGGGGCTGCTGGAGAGGCGCACGGCGGCCGAGAACGTCGCACTGCCACTGGAGTATCTCGGTGTCACCGCGGACGAGGCGAAGAAGCGGGTCGCCGAACTCCTTGACCGTGTCGGGCTGTCCCAGCGTGCCGGTCACTACCCATTCCAGCTCTCCGGGGGCCAGCGGCAACGCGTCGGCATCGCGCGGGCACTGGCACTGCGGCCGTCGGTACTGTTGTCCGACGAGGCAACTGCGGGGCTGGATCCCGTCACCACCGCTTCGGTCGTCGACCTGTTGCGAGAACTGCGAGACGACCTGAACCTGTCGATGGTGTTCATCACCCACGAGATGGACACCGTGCTGAAGATCGCGGACTCAGTTGCCCGGCTGGACCACGGCAGCATCGTCGAGTCGGGTCGGCTGTTGGATCTGCTCACCGCCCCGGACTCCGCCTTGGGCGCGGAACTCAGGCCGCATCGCGTTGACGCGAAACCGAATGCGGGACAGCAGGTATGGCAGGTCATTTACGACGCGCCGAATGTCCCGGCGGACTGGATCGCCAGCGCCTCGGCGGAACTGGGTGCACCGCTGTCGGTGTTGGGCGCGTCGGTCCAGGTGGTCAGCGGTGTCACGGTCGGCAGCGCGACGCTTGGCGTTCCGGCCGAACTGGGCTCGCGGCTTGGAGGTGTGCTCACCCGTTACGGGCTGGCCGTGAACAGCAACGGTGCGCGAAGCACTGCCGACGGCGAACTGCAGGGTGTGGCATGA
- a CDS encoding MetQ/NlpA family ABC transporter substrate-binding protein, whose product MSIDESVPASGAGADTDRPGSHGFTIAKRRKWPYLIAAVVVIIAAATFFVIQRGSGAKSANETAGATLQVVYLDSNPAEKRIIEYIGENVASDYDVKVAAVGLGDSTQINSAISDGRYAGTIFQHRHWLQQVLDANPGFREQAATGPFFHWVFGIWSDKYKTPQEIPNGAKVSLLADPANNAQGIWYLAQAGLITLRPGADITALTQKDIASNPKNLQFTLLDFGAQPRALPDLDAIVGYAESFLAAGVSEDKLIFAPKSPDEFASVLTVGSNYIDTPNIQNLIKAFNDPRVQTFIATDPEVKKLALPGRQA is encoded by the coding sequence ATGAGCATCGACGAATCAGTTCCCGCTTCGGGCGCTGGGGCCGACACCGATCGTCCCGGCTCGCACGGATTCACCATCGCCAAACGACGGAAGTGGCCGTATCTCATCGCCGCTGTCGTCGTGATCATCGCCGCCGCAACCTTTTTCGTCATCCAACGCGGTAGCGGCGCCAAGTCCGCGAACGAAACCGCCGGTGCGACTCTGCAGGTCGTGTACCTGGACTCCAATCCTGCGGAGAAGCGCATCATCGAATACATCGGTGAAAACGTCGCCTCCGACTACGACGTCAAGGTCGCCGCGGTGGGACTGGGCGACAGCACCCAGATCAACAGCGCAATCAGCGACGGTCGCTACGCAGGAACCATTTTCCAGCACCGGCACTGGCTGCAGCAGGTGCTCGACGCCAACCCTGGCTTCAGGGAGCAGGCGGCAACCGGCCCGTTCTTTCACTGGGTGTTCGGCATCTGGTCCGACAAATACAAGACCCCCCAGGAGATTCCGAATGGTGCGAAAGTGTCCCTGTTGGCGGATCCCGCAAACAACGCCCAGGGCATCTGGTATCTGGCGCAGGCGGGGCTGATCACGTTGCGTCCCGGCGCGGACATCACCGCGCTCACCCAGAAAGACATCGCATCTAACCCGAAGAACCTGCAGTTCACCCTCCTCGACTTCGGCGCGCAGCCGAGAGCGCTACCCGACCTCGACGCCATCGTCGGATACGCCGAATCATTTCTTGCCGCAGGCGTTTCTGAGGACAAGCTGATCTTCGCGCCGAAGTCGCCCGACGAGTTCGCCTCCGTGCTCACCGTCGGCAGCAATTACATTGACACTCCCAATATCCAGAACCTGATCAAGGCGTTCAACGACCCGCGGGTGCAGACGTTCATCGCCACCGATCCCGAGGTGAAGAAGTTGGCGCTGCCGGGACGACAGGCGTGA
- a CDS encoding LLM class flavin-dependent oxidoreductase has translation MSAAERQLHLGVNVLSDGMHPAAWQHPSADPNWFTDPAYWIDIARTAERGTLDALFLADSPSLFQSPDQPLAAPPLALDPIVLLSTLASVTTHIGLIGTVSTSFEEPYNIARRFASLDHLSRGRVAWNVVTSSDPFAWNNFGHADGLAEQPNRRDRYRRAAEFVEVVRALWDSWDDDAVLADKRTGAFSRIGAINTIDHRGDFFSVDGPLTLPRPPQGHPVLFQAGGSAGGLDLAARYADGVFAAQASLPDALHYAEALRARTVAAGRPRDAVRIMPGLSFVLGSTEAEARKRNHELNELAGDRRLAHLASQLSVDLDELDWDKPLPKWLLDGAEAIGGSQGARDIVVNLARRENLTVRQILDRVITWHRLVIGSPEQIADAISEWFAAGAVDGFNLMPDVFPSGLELFVEHVIPILRERGLFRREYAETTLRGHLGLQRVPDRRAGNGSLAVNA, from the coding sequence GTGAGCGCGGCCGAGCGCCAGTTGCACCTCGGGGTCAATGTCCTCTCTGATGGCATGCACCCCGCGGCTTGGCAGCACCCGTCAGCCGATCCGAATTGGTTCACCGATCCCGCCTACTGGATCGACATCGCGCGCACTGCGGAACGCGGAACACTGGATGCGCTGTTTCTCGCTGACAGCCCATCTCTGTTTCAGAGTCCGGATCAACCACTGGCGGCGCCGCCACTCGCGTTGGACCCCATCGTTTTACTGTCCACCCTCGCGTCGGTGACGACGCACATCGGTCTCATCGGCACGGTGTCGACGTCTTTCGAGGAGCCGTACAACATCGCACGGCGGTTCGCCTCGCTGGACCACCTCAGCCGCGGCCGGGTCGCGTGGAACGTCGTGACCAGCAGCGACCCCTTCGCCTGGAACAACTTCGGTCACGCCGACGGTCTCGCGGAACAGCCGAATCGGCGTGACCGATATCGGCGCGCTGCCGAATTCGTGGAAGTCGTTCGCGCACTGTGGGATTCATGGGATGACGATGCCGTACTCGCCGACAAGCGCACCGGCGCTTTCAGCAGAATCGGCGCCATCAACACCATCGACCATCGAGGCGACTTCTTCAGCGTCGACGGACCGCTGACCCTGCCTCGCCCGCCTCAAGGACATCCGGTGCTGTTCCAAGCCGGCGGATCGGCAGGCGGACTCGATCTCGCGGCGAGGTACGCCGACGGCGTCTTTGCCGCGCAGGCCTCGCTTCCGGACGCGCTGCACTATGCAGAGGCGTTGCGCGCCCGCACTGTTGCGGCGGGTCGGCCCCGAGACGCGGTGCGGATCATGCCGGGGTTGTCCTTCGTCCTCGGCAGCACCGAAGCGGAGGCGCGGAAGCGAAACCACGAGCTCAACGAGCTCGCAGGCGATCGCCGCCTGGCTCATCTGGCAAGTCAACTCAGCGTCGACCTCGACGAACTCGACTGGGACAAACCGCTTCCCAAGTGGCTGCTCGACGGTGCCGAAGCCATCGGCGGATCCCAGGGGGCCCGCGATATCGTCGTGAACCTGGCCCGCCGAGAGAATCTCACCGTTCGGCAGATCCTTGATCGCGTCATCACCTGGCACCGGCTGGTGATCGGCTCACCCGAGCAGATCGCCGATGCCATCTCCGAATGGTTCGCAGCCGGCGCCGTCGACGGCTTCAACCTGATGCCGGACGTGTTCCCGTCCGGGCTGGAACTGTTCGTCGAGCATGTGATCCCGATCCTGCGCGAGCGCGGACTGTTCCGCCGTGAGTACGCGGAGACCACGCTGCGCGGACATCTCGGCCTGCAGCGGGTGCCGGACCGTCGGGCAGGCAACGGATCGTTGGCGGTCAACGCCTAA
- a CDS encoding sulfate/molybdate ABC transporter ATP-binding protein encodes MTNAITVAGANKHYGDFAALDNVDFEVPSGSLTALLGPSGSGKSTLLRTIAGLDQPDTGVITINGRDVTNIPPQRRGIGFVFQHYAAFKHLTVRDNVAFGLKIRKRPKAEIKEKVDNLLEVVGLAGFQTRYPNQLSGGQRQRMALARALAVDPEVLLLDEPFGALDAKVREDLRAWLRRLHDEVHVTTVLVTHDQSEALDVADRIAVLNKGRIEQVGSPTEVYDVPANAFVMSFLGAVSSLNGSLVRPHDIRVGRNPEMAIASSDDSVQATGVLRATIDRIVMLGFEVRVELTSAADHTPFTAQITRGDAEALGLKEGDTVYVRATRIPPLPGGTEIPRSDSADEDEALTKA; translated from the coding sequence GTGACCAATGCGATCACCGTGGCTGGTGCTAACAAGCACTACGGCGATTTCGCGGCGTTGGACAACGTCGATTTCGAGGTGCCGTCGGGTTCGTTGACCGCACTGCTCGGACCAAGCGGGTCGGGTAAGTCGACGCTGCTGCGCACCATCGCGGGACTCGACCAACCGGACACCGGCGTCATCACGATCAACGGCCGCGACGTGACCAACATCCCGCCGCAGCGGCGCGGCATCGGCTTCGTGTTCCAGCACTACGCGGCGTTCAAGCACCTGACCGTGCGCGACAACGTCGCATTCGGCTTGAAGATCCGCAAGCGGCCGAAGGCCGAGATCAAGGAGAAGGTCGACAACCTGCTGGAAGTGGTGGGGCTGGCCGGTTTTCAGACCCGCTATCCCAACCAGCTCTCGGGCGGGCAGCGCCAGCGCATGGCGTTGGCCCGCGCGCTCGCGGTCGACCCCGAGGTGTTGCTGCTCGACGAGCCGTTCGGCGCGCTGGACGCGAAGGTGCGCGAGGACCTGCGCGCCTGGTTGCGGCGTCTGCATGACGAAGTCCACGTGACGACCGTGTTGGTCACCCACGACCAGTCCGAGGCGCTCGACGTCGCCGACCGGATCGCCGTCCTGAACAAGGGCCGCATCGAGCAGGTCGGGTCGCCGACCGAGGTGTACGACGTGCCCGCCAACGCGTTCGTGATGTCGTTCCTCGGCGCCGTGTCGTCGCTGAACGGGTCGCTGGTGCGGCCACACGACATCCGCGTCGGCCGCAATCCGGAGATGGCGATCGCCTCGTCTGATGATTCGGTACAGGCCACCGGCGTGCTGCGCGCGACCATCGACCGAATTGTGATGCTGGGCTTCGAGGTTCGCGTCGAGTTGACCAGCGCGGCCGATCACACGCCGTTCACCGCGCAGATCACCCGCGGTGACGCCGAGGCACTGGGCCTCAAGGAAGGCGACACGGTGTACGTGCGCGCCACCCGGATTCCTCCGCTGCCCGGTGGCACCGAGATTCCGCGGTCGGACAGCGCCGACGAGGACGAGGCGCTGACGAAGGCCTGA
- the cysW gene encoding sulfate ABC transporter permease subunit CysW: MTFSTPVRLLLRYVALGYLLLLLIVPVGLILWRTFSPGLGEFVANITTPAAVSALQLSLIVVAIVVPLNVLFGVPTALVLARNKFRGKSLLQAVIDLPFAVSPVVVGVALILLWGSAGLFGFVENDLGFKIIFGFPGIVLASIFVTVPFVIREVEPVLHELGTDQEEAAATLGSSWWQTFWRITLPSIRWGLMYGIVLTIARTLGEYGAVIMVSSNLPGKSQTLTLLVSDRYNRGAEYGAYAVSTLLMGVAVIVLVVQVILDARRTKTNN; the protein is encoded by the coding sequence GTGACGTTCTCGACGCCGGTCCGGTTGCTGCTGCGCTACGTCGCGCTCGGGTATCTGCTGCTGCTGTTGATCGTCCCGGTGGGGCTGATCCTGTGGCGCACCTTCTCGCCCGGCCTTGGCGAGTTCGTCGCCAACATCACCACGCCGGCCGCCGTCTCGGCGTTGCAGCTGTCGCTGATCGTCGTCGCGATCGTGGTGCCGCTCAACGTGCTGTTCGGCGTGCCGACAGCACTTGTGCTGGCGCGCAACAAGTTTCGCGGCAAGAGCCTGTTGCAGGCGGTGATCGATCTTCCGTTCGCGGTGTCGCCGGTGGTGGTCGGCGTCGCGTTGATCCTGTTGTGGGGCTCGGCCGGGTTGTTCGGCTTCGTGGAGAACGACCTCGGCTTCAAGATCATCTTCGGGTTTCCCGGCATCGTGCTGGCGAGCATCTTCGTCACGGTGCCGTTCGTGATCCGTGAGGTCGAACCGGTGCTGCATGAGTTGGGCACCGATCAGGAGGAGGCCGCGGCCACGCTCGGCTCCAGCTGGTGGCAGACGTTCTGGCGCATCACCTTGCCCTCGATCCGCTGGGGCCTGATGTACGGCATCGTGCTGACGATCGCGCGCACGCTCGGCGAGTACGGCGCGGTGATCATGGTGTCGTCGAACCTGCCCGGCAAGTCGCAGACGCTGACCCTGCTGGTGTCGGATCGGTACAACCGCGGCGCCGAATACGGCGCATATGCGGTGTCGACCCTGCTGATGGGTGTTGCGGTGATCGTGCTGGTCGTCCAGGTCATCCTCGACGCCCGCCGCACGAAGACGAATAATTAA
- the cysT gene encoding sulfate ABC transporter permease subunit CysT: protein MTAALNPETARPEVTGDGDPGRPRGFFKSRYGTTSLRVGVATTWLSVIVLLPLAAIVWQSAGGGWDAFWAAVTSNSAIASLRVTLTISFSVAVINLFFGLLVAWVLTRDDFIGKRLVDAIIDLPFALPTIVASLVMLALYGPASPVGLHLQHTKWGVGIALLFVTLPFVVRSVQPVLLELDREVEEAAASLGANNRTIFTLVILPALLPSLLSGAGLAFSRAIGEYGSVVLIGGAVPGETEVSSQWIRTLIENDDPSGAAAISIVLLAISFFVLFVLRSIGARAAKREELAE from the coding sequence ATGACAGCTGCGCTGAACCCTGAGACCGCCAGGCCCGAGGTCACCGGCGACGGTGACCCCGGGCGGCCTCGTGGATTCTTCAAGAGCCGCTACGGCACCACCTCGTTGCGGGTGGGGGTCGCGACGACGTGGCTGTCGGTGATCGTGTTGTTGCCGCTGGCCGCCATCGTGTGGCAGTCGGCGGGCGGCGGTTGGGACGCGTTCTGGGCCGCGGTCACGTCGAACTCGGCGATCGCGTCGCTGCGCGTGACGCTGACCATCTCGTTCTCGGTCGCGGTGATCAATCTGTTCTTCGGCCTGCTGGTGGCCTGGGTGCTGACCCGCGACGATTTCATCGGCAAGAGGCTGGTCGACGCGATCATCGACCTGCCGTTCGCGTTGCCGACGATCGTCGCCAGCCTGGTGATGCTCGCGCTCTACGGGCCTGCCAGTCCTGTCGGCCTGCATCTGCAGCACACGAAATGGGGCGTCGGCATCGCGCTGCTGTTCGTGACGTTGCCGTTCGTGGTGCGCTCGGTGCAGCCGGTGCTGCTGGAACTCGACCGCGAAGTCGAGGAGGCCGCAGCGTCGTTGGGGGCGAACAACCGGACCATCTTCACCTTGGTGATCCTGCCCGCGCTGTTGCCGTCCCTGCTTTCCGGTGCGGGCCTTGCGTTTTCCCGCGCGATCGGCGAGTACGGGTCGGTGGTGTTGATCGGTGGGGCGGTGCCTGGCGAGACGGAAGTGTCGTCGCAGTGGATCCGCACGCTGATCGAGAACGACGACCCCAGCGGTGCCGCGGCCATCTCGATTGTGCTGCTGGCCATCTCCTTCTTCGTGCTGTTCGTGCTGCGCAGCATCGGAGCCAGGGCGGCCAAACGTGAGGAGCTCGCCGAGTGA